TTTCGTGTAGTCGTCAACGGTACGGCCTACGATGTACAGGTTGAAGAGCAGGGCCAGGGGGGCGCCCAGCCGCAGCAGGCCGCCCCTGCACCCGCGCCCGCACCGGCACCCGCGCAGCCTGCCCAGCCGGCCCAGCCCGCACCGCAGCCCGCACAGCCCAAGCAGGAGGCTCCGGCCCCCGCACCGGCACCGGCGCCATCGGGTGGCGGTGAAGAGGTGACGTCTCCCATGCCCGGCAAGGTGCTGAGTGTGGATGCCTCCGTGGGCGACTCCGTCAGCGAAGGGGACCTGCTGCTTGTTCTCGAGGCGATGAAGATGGAGAACGAGATCCAGGCCACGGGGTCAGGGACGGTCAAGGAAATCCGCGTCAAAGAGGGCGAATCGGTCGACAGTGGTGACGTGCTCGTAGTCATCGGCTAGCCCTCTCCCCGTAGAGGACACGAGGGAGGAAGTCCATATGGATCTGTACTT
This window of the Synergistales bacterium genome carries:
- a CDS encoding acetyl-CoA carboxylase biotin carboxyl carrier protein subunit (composes the biotin carboxyl carrier protein subunit of the acetyl-CoA carboxylase complex, the enzyme that catalyzes the carboxylation of acetyl-CoA to malonyl-CoA, which in turn controls the rate of fatty acid metabolism) produces the protein MIRNFRVVVNGTAYDVQVEEQGQGGAQPQQAAPAPAPAPAPAQPAQPAQPAPQPAQPKQEAPAPAPAPAPSGGGEEVTSPMPGKVLSVDASVGDSVSEGDLLLVLEAMKMENEIQATGSGTVKEIRVKEGESVDSGDVLVVIG